A genomic region of Raphanus sativus cultivar WK10039 chromosome 6, ASM80110v3, whole genome shotgun sequence contains the following coding sequences:
- the LOC108812256 gene encoding nuclear pore complex protein NUP205 isoform X1, whose translation MVSPKELAAIVQSSLLGASGTSPTQRIELTHALRNSFSSFQNLLSFPPPKASDRAQVQSKEIRLPDSLPISLDEQDVAISLKLSDELHLNEIDSVRLLVSANQEWGLMGRDPLEIQRLATGLWYTGRRDLTSTLYTLLRAVVMDQGVEPDLIADIQGLLEDLIKAGLRQRLINLIKELNREEPSGLGGPLCEQYLIDSRGALVERRAVVHRERLILGHCLVLSILVDRPGPKDVKDIYNVLKDNAVQLTQGNDTIKYQISFSLLFSLIITFISDAISALSDKSSMISQDASFRTEFQNIVMASGSDLPSDGFIGGVRLAWAVHLMLIYDGISGMDTISAASTTDMGHICSCLESIFSKNVFQFLLDNVLQTAAYQNDEEDMIYIYNAYLHKLTSCFLSHPIARDKVKESKDMAMSVLNSYRISDPLDGSMQTEEADRPLPFISLMEFVSNIYQKEPELLYGNDVLWTFVNFAGEDHTNFKTLVAFLEMLRTLASTQEGASKVYELLRGTAFRSIGWATLFDCIAIYDDKFKQSLQTAGAVMPDFLEGDAKALVAYLNVLQKVVENGNPTERKNWFPDIEPFFKLLGYENVPPYLKGALRKTIAAFVHVFPEMRDPIWVFLEQYDLPVVVGSPVGKTDQSSQVYDMQFELNEIEARREQYPSTISFLNLINALIAGEKDVTDRGRRFIGIFKFVYDHVFAPFPQRAYSDPCEKWQLVVACLQHFHMILSMYDIQEEDLDGFTEHSQFLVSAETSLLQTQLPVIELLKDFMSGKTLYRNLMSVLQVGVNSIMSERMSKTYGKILEKAVQLSLEILLLVFEKDLLVSDVWRPLYQPLDIILSQDHNQIVALLEYVRYDSLPQIQRSSIKLMNILSSRLVGLVPMLIKMNAANSLIEDYASCLELRLEEGEVVENSCDDLGVLIMQLLVDCINRPAPSITHLLLKFDLDAPVEGTVLQPKFHYSCLKVILEMLEKLPNPDINFLLFECGFQLLCELSLDPLTSGPIMDLLSSKKYQFFLRHLDTIGVATLPKRSGSQTLRISSLHQRAWLLKLLAIALHNGSGSSSDHLEACQSILSHLFGREVTEAGNELYFSTTYPLQDGLDYAGTSSISKSKVLALLEILQFRSPDASMQLPQIVSSRKYDTLVKEILENRDTSVSGSIYYYSERGDRLIDLSSFSNKLYQELHSGFPLVDSFQNVAEVNEVRETIQQLLKWGWKYNRNLEEQAAQLHMLAGWSQIVEISACRRISSLDNRSEILYRILDASLSASASPDCSLKMAFVLTQVALTCIAKLRDDRFLFHGALSSDTVTCLDVMMVKHLSTGACHSLLLKLVMAILRHESSESLRRRQYALLLSYFQYCQHMIALEVPTSVVQFLLLSDQDDEDLDIQKIDKEQADLARANFAIIKKEAQGILDVVIKDACQGSEFGKTISLYVLEALVCIDHERYFLSQLQSRGFIRSCLGSISNISHQAQDGRHLLESQQRACTLEAEFALLLRISHKYGKSGGQVLFSMGALEHIASFRATITNGNMRRVNMKLQTDTGYDVQKQRTIITAVLRLVFSLTSLVETSEFFEGRNKIVREVIEFIKGHQLLFDQLLREDVTQADDLLMEQIILAVGILSKVWPFEENDEYGFVQGLFDLMSKLFISSREGHVVQKGSELKLSQLRFSLTSFLYFLVTKNSLRLQISNDSCDSSAKLRQPTLMLLASLLSHVTDSLEGAAEKKSLLLHKIRDINELSRQDVDAIIKMCDCQEYVTASDNIHKRRYIAMVEMCKIVGSRDQLITLLLQLTEHVLNIILIHLQDRSGSSNERASPYGSKSHQQQEVTDLCGKLSPITERLALLNEGKVGHNLKVFKRLATTVKEMAVQKCL comes from the exons ATGGTGTCGCCGAAAGAGTTGGCGGCCATAGTACAGTCTTCGCTGCTCGGAGCGTCGGGGACAAGCCCAACGCAGCGAATCGAACTCACTCACGCCCTTCGAAACTCCTTCTCCTCTTTCCAGAACCTCCTCTCTTTCCCG CCTCCGAAGGCGTCCGATAGAGCGCAAGTTCAGTCCAAAGAGATTCGACTTCCTGATTCGTTACCGATATCCTTGGATGAACAAGATGTTGCGATT AGCTTGAAACTGAGTGATGAGCTTCACCTAAATGAGATAGATTCTGTTCGTCTGCTTGTATCTGCAAACCAGGAG TGGGGCTTGATGGGACGGGACCCGCTTGAGATTCAACGGCTTGCAACTGGGCTATGGTACACAGGGAGAAGAGATCTTACATCAACGCTCTACACACTCCTCAGG GCAGTTGTTATGGACCAGGGGGTTGAACCTGATCTTATAGCTGACATTCAGGGCCTGTTGGAAGATCTGATTAAAGCCGGGCTCAGACAACGGTTGATTAATCTTATAAAG GAACTCAATCGGGAGGAACCTTCTGGCTTGGGTGGGCCCTTATGTGAGCAATACCTTATTGACTCGAGAGGTGCTCTTGTTGAACGAAGAGCTGTTGTTCATAGGGAAAGACTGATCCTGGGACATTGCCTTGTTCTTTCGATTTTGGTTGATAGACCTG GTCCAAAAGATGTGAAGGACATATACAATGTTTTAAAAGACAATGCAGTTCAATTAACTCAAGGAAATGACACCATAAAGTATCAG ATTAGTTTCAGTCTTCTGTTTTCTCTCATCATTACCTTCATATCAGATGCCATCAGTGCACTATCGGATAAGTCATCTATGATATCTCAAGATGCTTCGTTTAGGACAGAATTTCAGAATATT GTCATGGCTTCTGGCAGTGACCTCCCTTCTGATGGCTTCATTGGTGGCGTAAGGCTTGCATGGGCTGTGCATTTAATGTTGATATATGATGGGATATCTGGAATGGATACAATTTCTGCTGCGTCAACAACTGATATGGGGCACATATGCTCCTGCCTGGAGTCCATCTTTTCAAAAAACGTGTTTCAGTTTTTGCTGGATAATGTTCTTCAAACTGCAGCCTACCAG AACGATGAGGAAGAcatgatatacatatataatgcgTATCTACACAAGTTAACCTCATGTTTTCTATCTCACCCGATTGCAAGAGACAAG GTGAAGGAATCAAAAGACATGGCTATGAGTGTTCTTAATTCTTACCGAATTAGTGATCCACTTGACGGCAGTATGCAGACTGAAGAGGCTGACAGGCCGCTACCATTTATTTCCCTTATGGAGTTTGTAAGCAATATCTATCAG AAAGAACCGGAGCTACTCTACGGGAATGATGTCTTGTGGACTTTTGTAAATTTTGCCGGAGAGGATCACACGAATTTCAAAACTCTTGTGGCATTTTTGGAAATGCTGCGCACCTTG GCTTCCACTCAAGAAGGTGCTTCTAAGGTCTATGAGTTGCTCAGAGGTACAGCATTTCGCAGTATAGGATGGGCCACTTTGTTTGATTGCATAGCAATTTACGATGACAAGTTCAAGCAGTCTCTTCAAACTGCTGGAGCGGTGATGCCAGACTTCCTGGAGGGCGATGCAAAAGCACTTGTTGCATATCTGAATGTACTTCAAAAG GTTGTTGAGAATGGTAATCCTACTGAGAGGAAAAATTGGTTTCCTGATATCGAACCATTTTTTAAGCTTCTTGGTTACGAAAACGTTCCTCCATATCTGAAG GGTGCTCTTAGGAAGACCATTGCTGCTTTTGTTCATGTATTTCCAGAAATGAGGGACCCTATCTGGGTTTTTCTTGAGCAGTATGATCTGCCGGTTGTTGTGGGATCACCGGTTGGAAAGACTGACCAATCTTCTCAG GTCTATGATATGCAGTTCGAGTTAAATGAAATTGAAGCAAGGAGAGAACAATATCCTTCAACAATATCGTTCCTTAATCTTATTAACGCTCTGATTGCCGGAGAGAAAGATGTGACTGATCGTGGTCGTAG atttatTGGCATCTTCAAATTTGTTTATGATCATGTATTCGCCCCCTTTCCTCAAAGGGCATACTCGGATCCTTGTGAGAAGTGGCAATTGGTTGTGGCGTGCCTACAACATTTTCACAT GATCTTAAGCATGTATGATATTCAGGAGGAGGATCTTGATGGATTTACGGAGCATTCACAGTTTCTGGTGTCAGCTGAAACATCTTTACTACAAACGCAGCTACCAGTTATAGAATTACTAAAA GATTTCATGAGTGGGAAAACACTGTATAGGAACCTTATGAGTGTCCTTCAGGTTGGGGTCAATTCCATCATGAGCGAGCGAATGAGTAAAACATACGGGAAGATCTTGGAAAAGGCTGTGCAACTCTCTTTGGAAATCTTATTACTTGTCTTTGAGAAGGATTTGCTTGTTTCTGATGTCTGGCGTCCGCTGTACCAG CCTTTGGATATAATTCTCTCGCAAGATCATAATCAAATTGTTGCCTTGCTGGAGTATGTCAGATATGATTCTCTTCCTCAGATTCAAAGATCATCAATCAAATTGATGAACATTTTAAg TTCTCGCTTGGTTGGTCTCGTTCCAATGCTGATTAAAATGAACGCTGCAAATTCCTTGATTGAGGATTATGCGTCCTGCCTTGAGCTACGACTTGAAGAGGGTGAAGTTGTAGAGAACAGTTGCGATGATCTAGGGGTCCTTATTATGCAG CTTCTGGTTGATTGTATCAACCGGCCTGCACCAAGTATCACACATTTGCTTCTTAAGTTTGACTTGGATGCCCCCGTGGAAGGCACAGTTTTGCAGCCTAAGTTCCACTACAG TTGTCTGAAGGTCATTCTTGAAATGCTGGAAAAACTTCCAAACCCTGATATAAACTTCTTACTCTTTGAGTGTGGCTTTCAG CTTTTGTGTGAGTTGAGTTTGGATCCACTAACTAGTGGTCCAATCATGGATCTCTTGAGCAGCAAAAAGTATCAGTTTTTTCTTCGG CATCTCGATACCATCGGTGTTGCTACCCTTCCAAAAAGAAGTGGTAGCCAGACGCTCCGTATTAGTTCACTTCATCAG AGGGCGTGGCTGTTAAAGCTCCTAGCTATTGCATTGCATAATGGTTCTGGAAGCAGTTCAGATCACCTAGAGGCGTGTCAGAGCATACTTTCTCATCTTTTTGGGCGGGAGGTAACTGAAGCAGGGAACGAACTTTATTTTTCCACTACATATCCTCTTCAGGATGGTCTTGATTATGCTGGAACTAGTTCAATCAGTAAAAGTAAG GTATTGGCGTTGCTTGAAATCCTCCAGTTTAGATCTCCTGATGCTTCGATGCAGCTTCCTCAAATTGTGTCAAGCCGAAAGTATGACACACTG GTAAAGGAAATACTTGAAAACCGTGATACCTCTGTAAGTGGCAGTATCTACTATTATTCTGAGCGTGGTGATCGTCTGATTGATCTATCTTCCTTCAGTAACAAACTCTATCAG GAACTACATTCTGGATTTCCCCTAGTGGACAGTTTTCAAAATGTTGCCGAGGTTAATGAAGTTAGAGAGACAATTCAACAGCTGTTGAAATGGGGGTGGAAGTATAATCGAAACCTTGAGGAGCAAGCCGCCCAACTGCATATGTTAGCTGGCTGGTCTCAGATTGTCGAG ATATCTGCCTGCAGAAGAATATCTTCTCTGGATAATCGATCTGAAATTTTGTATCG GATACTTGACGCCTCTCTAAGTGCCTCTGCTTCTCCGGATTGTTCATTAAAAATGGCGTTTGTACTTACTCAG GTCGCCCTTACCTGCATTGCCAAACTTCGTGATGATAGATTTTTGTTTCATGGTGCCTTGAGTTCTGACACAGTGACATGTCTAGATGTCATGATGGTAAAACATTTATCCACTGGTGCTTGCCACTCACTTCTTTTGAAACTTGTTATGGCAATTCTAAGGCACGAGTCATCAGAATCCTTGAGAAGGCG CCAATATGCATTGCTCTTGAGCTATTTCCAGTATTGCCAGCATATGATTGCTCTGGAGGTGCCAACATCAGTCGTGCAATTCTTGTTGCTTAGTGATCAAGATGATGAAGATTTGGATATCCAGAAG ATTGACAAGGAGCAGGCTGACCTTGCTCGTGCCAACTTTGCTATAATAAAGAAAGAAGCCCAGGGCATCTTGGATGTG GTAATCAAGGATGCATGTCAAGGCAGTGAATTTGGAAAAACGATTTCACTTTACGTGCTTGAAGCTCTTGTTTGTATTGATCACGAGAGATATTTTCTTAGTCAGCTTCAGAGCAGAGGTTTCATACGGTCTTGCCTTGGCAGCATTAGTAATATCTCCCACCAG GCCCAGGATGGAAGACATTTACTGGAGTCACAACAGCGAGCATGTACCTTAGAGGCAGAATTTGCATTGCTACTTAGAATTAGCCACAAGTACGGAAAGTCTGGAGGCCAGGTTCTGTTCTCCATGGGTGCACTGGAACATATCGCCTCGTTTAGAGCTACTATTACCAAT GGAAATATGAGGCGGGTCAATATGAAGCTTCAGACTGATACAGGATATGATGTTCAAAAGCAACGAACAATAATTACTGCTGTCCTAAGATTGGTGTTTTCCCTAACTTCATTGGTTGAGACCTCTGAATTTTTCGAG GGGAGGAATAAAATTGTTCGTGAAGTTATTGAGTTTATCAAAGGACATCAATTGCTTTTTGACCAACTTCTTCGTGAAGACGTAACCCAAGCAGATGATTTATTGATGGAGCAAATTATCCTAGCAGTAGGAATATTGAGCAAG GTCTGGCCTTTCGAAGAGAACGATGAATATGGATTTGTTCAAGGGCTGTTTGATTTGATGAGCAAGCTTTTCATATCATCTCGAGAAGGACACGTAGTTCAG AAGGGATCAGAGCTCAAATTGTCTCAGTTGCGGTTCAGCTTGACttctttcttatattttctagtGACAAAAAATTCTTTGAGGTTACAG ATATCAAATGATTCTTGTGATAGCTCCGCTAAACTACGGCAACCAACGTTGATGCTGCTTGCATCTCTTCTTTCGCATGTGACTGATTCCCTCGAGGGGGCAGCAGAGAAAAAGTCCTTACTCCTTCATAAG ATTAGAGACATTAACGAGCTCTCAAGACAAGATGTAGATGCAATAATCAAAATGTGTGATTGCCAAGAATATGTCACAGCATCAGACAACATACATAAAAG GAGATACATAGCTATGGTCGAAATGTGCAAAATCGTGGGCAGCAGGGACCAGTTAATCACATTGTTACTACAACTAACAGAGCATGTACTAAATATCATCTTGATCCATCTCCAAGATAG ATCTGGTAGTTCAAATGAGCGGGCATCACCATATGGTTCAAAATCTCATCAACAACAGGAAGTTACAGATCTCTGTGGCAAATTGTCACCTATCACAGAAAGGCTTGCATTACTGAATGAG GGAAAAGTAGGACACAACTTGAAGGTTTTCAAGAGACTGGCGACTACTGTAAAAGAAATGGCTGTCCAAAAGTGTTTATGA